From Jeotgalibaca dankookensis, one genomic window encodes:
- a CDS encoding uracil-DNA glycosylase, with protein MKTLIKNDWQDILESEFQSDYYLQLRDFLKEEYSNHIIYPSMNNLWTAFEKTPFKDVKVVILGQDPYHGPNQAHGLSFSVQKGVPIPPSLRNIYKELESDLGVKPVHHGHLNQWAEQGVLLLNTVLTVRKGQAYSHRKKGWEQLTDAVIHSLNEREDPVIFILWGNASIAKKALINTDKHIVLTAPHPSPLSARRGFFGSKPFSKTNDALKQLRKEPINWQLTE; from the coding sequence ATGAAGACGCTTATCAAAAACGACTGGCAAGATATTTTAGAATCAGAGTTTCAATCAGACTATTATCTTCAGTTAAGAGACTTTTTAAAAGAAGAGTACAGTAATCACATCATTTATCCAAGTATGAACAACTTGTGGACTGCTTTTGAAAAAACCCCCTTTAAAGATGTTAAAGTAGTCATTCTCGGACAAGATCCTTATCATGGACCAAACCAAGCTCATGGATTAAGTTTTTCTGTTCAAAAAGGCGTGCCGATTCCACCTTCCTTACGTAACATTTATAAAGAGCTAGAAAGTGATTTAGGTGTGAAACCCGTTCATCATGGACATTTAAACCAGTGGGCAGAGCAAGGCGTTCTTCTTTTAAATACCGTCTTGACTGTTCGAAAAGGACAAGCTTATTCACACCGGAAAAAGGGTTGGGAGCAGCTAACGGATGCAGTCATTCATAGCTTAAATGAACGGGAAGACCCTGTAATTTTTATTTTATGGGGAAATGCTTCTATCGCAAAAAAAGCGCTGATTAATACGGATAAACATATTGTTTTGACTGCACCCCATCCAAGTCCTCTTTCGGCAAGGAGAGGTTTCTTTGGATCTAAACCTTTTTCAAAGACGAATGATGCTTTAAAACAATTAAGAAAAGAGCCGATAAACTGGCAATTAACAGAATGA